A region from the Hordeum vulgare subsp. vulgare unplaced genomic scaffold, MorexV3_pseudomolecules_assembly, whole genome shotgun sequence genome encodes:
- the LOC123418979 gene encoding uncharacterized protein LOC123418979 — protein sequence MAVVMKVGAWGAPDGSPQDINAESRPQRLESITIYSVESPGVCGIKGFSFKYVDQQGSSVKSAIWGSNSGNPNTIEMREGEQLKLVGGTFDNEGIGSLTLETNTTKHKTYGYPVQGGEFSLPLPQGKGELVAFFGRSDVTLKALGVYVKGSPAKVGKWGAKSGAPRDIRPDADPCKLESFTIHSSERIHGFSFTYLTKSDQAISVPLWGKKAGEEHTIFMNQSEYVSSITGAYDTYGITFLNFDTNQGASHTFGRNPSAGTKTFSVPLPDNGALDDAAAVAFFGSSGDRLVAIGTYVGVAPE from the exons ATGGCG GTTGTGATGAAGGTTGGTGCATGGGGTGCACCAGACGGATCCCCTCAGGATATCAACGCCGAAAGCAGGCCCCAACGCCTAGAGAGCATCACCATCTATAGCGTCGAATCTCCTGGGGTATGCGGCATCAAAGGTTTCTCCTTCAAATACGTGGACCAGCAGGGGAGCAGCGTCAAGAGCGCCATCTGGGGCAGCAACAGCGGGAATCCCAACACCATTGAAATGAGGGAAGGCGAGCAGCTCAAGCTCGTGGGCGGCACCTTCGACAATGAGGGCATCGGATCGCTCACGCTAGAAACGAACACGACCAAGCACAAGACCTACGGGTATCCGGTGCAGGGAGGCGAGTTCAGCTTGCCGCTGCCGCAGGGGAAAGGCGAGTTGGTCGCCTTCTTTGGCCGCTCAGACGTGACCCTCAAGGCGTTGGGCGTCTACGTGAAAGGCTCGCCCGCCAAGGTCGGTAAGTGGGGCGCCAAAAGCGGCGCACCACGGGACATCAGGCCAGATGCCGATCCGTGCAAGCTGGAGAGCTTCACCATCCACAGCAGCGAGCGCATCCATGGCTTCTCCTTCACCTACCTTACCAAGAGTGACCAGGCCATTAGTGTCCCCCTCTGGGGCAAGAAAGCTGGAGAGGAGCATACC ATTTTCATGAACCAAAGCGAGTACGTGAGCAGCATCACCGGCGCTTACGACACCTATGGCATCACCTTCCTCAATTTCGACACCAACCAGGGGGCTTCGCACACGTTCGGGCGCAACCCATCTGCAGGGACTAAGACCTTTAGCGTGCCGCTGCCGGACAACGGTGCACTGGATGATGCGGCCGCGGTCGCCTTCTTCGGCAGCTCCGGGGATAGGCTCGTCGCCATCGGCACCTACGTCGGGGTCGCGCCCGAATGA